A region from the Azospirillum fermentarium genome encodes:
- a CDS encoding LabA-like NYN domain-containing protein: MSRLFYKEERIALFIDGANLYAAARSLGFDIDYKRLRDGFANEARLVRAFYYTALVEDQEYSPIRPLVDWLDYNGYTMVTKPTKEFTDASGRRKIKGNMDIELAIDVMEMAEHVDHILLFSGDGDFRRLVEAVQRKGVRVSVISTVKSQPPMVADELRRQADNFIELQDLAGSIARVHHYRDQPQQAPAPQQPSAGSLHGSAHDFDDL; this comes from the coding sequence GTGAGCCGACTTTTTTACAAGGAAGAACGCATCGCTCTGTTCATCGACGGCGCCAATCTTTACGCTGCGGCACGGTCTTTGGGGTTTGATATCGATTACAAGCGCTTGAGGGACGGATTCGCAAACGAAGCCCGCCTTGTTCGGGCATTTTATTACACGGCCTTGGTTGAGGATCAGGAGTACTCCCCCATCCGTCCCCTGGTGGACTGGCTGGACTACAACGGCTACACCATGGTGACCAAGCCGACCAAGGAGTTCACGGACGCCTCGGGCCGGCGCAAGATCAAAGGCAACATGGACATCGAGCTGGCCATCGACGTGATGGAGATGGCCGAGCACGTGGACCATATCCTGCTGTTTTCCGGCGACGGCGATTTCCGCCGGCTGGTGGAGGCGGTGCAGCGCAAGGGCGTGCGGGTCAGCGTCATCAGCACGGTGAAATCCCAGCCGCCGATGGTCGCCGACGAACTGCGCCGGCAGGCCGACAACTTCATCGAACTGCAGGATCTGGCCGGCAGCATCGCGCGTGTCCACCACTACCGTGACCAGCCCCAACAGGCCCCGGCCCCGCAGCAGCCGTCCGCCGGTTCGCTGCACGGCAGCGCCCACGATTTCGACGATCTCTAA
- a CDS encoding MFS transporter: MTSTPAAPSAPSDSPAAAGGFGSAFRHPSFRFFWGARICAWLAMQMQVVAVGWQVYAITGDALHLGLVGLFQFLPTLALALVAGQVVDMVDRKRILAVVVALETLAIGSLCLMTVTGTISPMKIFAIVAVIGTAKAFEGPAMQAILSALVPPEDLSNAIAWNSSAMQTAMVAGPAVGGVLYIAGPAVVYGVSTVLLCCAVAFVLLLRPRRVELAPRAVSLSSLLAGITFIRSRKAILGAISLDMMAVLLGGATALLPVFARDVLMVGPWGLGLLRAAPAVGALAMAVVLARTGVERNAGGWMLTAVAGFGVATVVFGLSSNVVVSFGALIALGACDQISVLVRQTLIQLSTPDDMRGRVGAVSSLFIGASNQLGEFESGAAAAFLGAVPAVVVGGVGAVMLAGAWAWLFPELRRLDRLSQVR, encoded by the coding sequence ATGACGTCCACCCCCGCCGCGCCGTCCGCACCGTCCGATTCTCCCGCCGCCGCCGGAGGCTTCGGATCGGCGTTCCGGCATCCGTCGTTCCGTTTCTTCTGGGGGGCCCGCATCTGCGCGTGGCTTGCCATGCAGATGCAGGTGGTGGCGGTGGGCTGGCAGGTCTATGCCATCACCGGCGATGCGCTGCATCTGGGGCTGGTCGGGCTGTTCCAGTTCCTGCCCACCCTGGCCCTGGCGCTGGTGGCGGGCCAGGTGGTGGACATGGTGGACCGCAAGCGCATCCTGGCGGTCGTGGTGGCGCTGGAGACGCTGGCCATCGGATCGCTGTGCCTGATGACGGTGACCGGCACCATCAGCCCGATGAAGATCTTTGCCATCGTCGCGGTGATCGGCACCGCCAAGGCGTTCGAGGGGCCGGCGATGCAGGCCATCCTGTCGGCCCTGGTCCCACCCGAAGACCTGTCGAACGCCATCGCCTGGAATTCCTCGGCCATGCAGACGGCCATGGTGGCGGGGCCGGCGGTGGGCGGCGTGCTCTACATCGCCGGGCCGGCGGTGGTCTATGGGGTCAGCACGGTGCTGCTGTGCTGTGCCGTGGCGTTCGTGCTGCTGCTGCGCCCGCGGCGGGTGGAACTGGCGCCCCGCGCGGTCAGCCTGTCGTCGCTTCTGGCCGGCATCACCTTCATCCGCAGCCGCAAGGCCATTCTGGGCGCCATCTCGCTGGACATGATGGCGGTGCTGCTGGGCGGGGCCACGGCGCTGCTGCCGGTGTTCGCCCGTGACGTGCTGATGGTGGGGCCGTGGGGGCTGGGCCTGCTGCGCGCCGCTCCGGCGGTGGGGGCGCTGGCCATGGCGGTGGTTCTGGCCCGCACGGGCGTGGAGCGCAACGCCGGGGGCTGGATGCTGACGGCGGTGGCCGGGTTCGGGGTGGCGACCGTGGTGTTCGGGCTGTCGTCCAACGTGGTGGTGTCGTTCGGCGCGCTGATCGCGCTGGGTGCGTGCGACCAGATCAGCGTGCTGGTGCGCCAGACTCTGATCCAGCTTTCCACGCCCGACGACATGCGCGGGCGGGTGGGGGCGGTATCATCCCTGTTCATCGGCGCGTCGAACCAGCTGGGCGAGTTCGAATCCGGCGCTGCCGCCGCGTTTCTCGGGGCCGTGCCGGCGGTGGTGGTGGGCGGCGTCGGGGCGGTGATGCTGGCCGGTGCGTGGGCGTGGCTGTTCCCCGAACTGCGCCGCCTGGACCGGCTGTCGCAGGTGCGGTAG
- a CDS encoding aldose 1-epimerase, producing the protein MDPSGALSFPGGVIILRHGPSACAVAPAAGGALAGWVTETSRGPVDLMRRGRPGAVAAGPSFDLSCFPLVPFSNRVDQGRFRFGGRDVALPVDRWNRPHAIHGHGWEAAWAVDGRSGDSLHLSYRHPAGAWPWPYRAEQVFHLTGDGLSITIAITNEGDEPMPAGLGLHPYFPRPPGTVLTARTDGMWTNGPTRLPERRSAVPAQWDTRRGLCLDGVNIDHGFFGWAGGATLSWPDRPPGTEDGPIPWGMSLSVEADPLFSHLLIYAPHGEHYVCVEPVSHMTNALNRIKEPDTGICVLPPGKRLSGCVTFRINPNMPLVC; encoded by the coding sequence ATGGATCCTTCCGGTGCTCTGAGCTTTCCCGGTGGCGTCATCATCCTGCGCCACGGCCCGTCCGCCTGCGCCGTCGCACCCGCGGCGGGCGGGGCCCTGGCCGGGTGGGTGACGGAAACCAGCCGCGGGCCGGTGGACCTGATGCGCCGTGGCCGTCCGGGGGCGGTGGCCGCCGGACCGTCGTTCGACCTGTCGTGCTTTCCCCTGGTGCCCTTTTCCAACCGTGTCGATCAGGGGCGGTTCCGGTTCGGCGGGCGCGACGTGGCCCTGCCGGTGGACCGCTGGAACCGGCCGCACGCCATCCACGGCCACGGCTGGGAAGCGGCCTGGGCCGTGGACGGGCGGAGCGGCGACAGCCTGCACCTCAGCTACCGCCACCCCGCCGGGGCGTGGCCCTGGCCGTACCGGGCCGAGCAGGTCTTTCACCTGACCGGCGACGGGCTGAGCATCACCATCGCCATCACCAACGAAGGGGATGAGCCGATGCCCGCCGGGCTCGGCCTGCATCCCTATTTTCCGCGTCCACCGGGAACGGTGCTGACCGCCCGCACCGACGGCATGTGGACCAACGGCCCCACCCGCCTGCCCGAACGGCGCAGCGCCGTGCCCGCGCAATGGGACACCCGTCGGGGGTTGTGCCTGGACGGGGTGAATATCGATCATGGGTTCTTCGGCTGGGCCGGCGGCGCCACCCTATCGTGGCCAGACCGCCCGCCGGGCACGGAAGACGGGCCGATTCCCTGGGGAATGTCGCTCTCGGTTGAGGCGGACCCTCTGTTCAGTCACTTATTGATCTATGCTCCCCACGGTGAGCATTACGTCTGCGTTGAACCCGTCAGTCATATGACCAATGCTTTGAATCGCATTAAAGAACCCGATACAGGAATATGTGTTCTTCCTCCCGGAAAACGCCTGTCTGGTTGCGTCACATTCCGTATCAATCCCAACATGCCCCTTGTTTGTTGA
- a CDS encoding ABC transporter permease: protein MSDSHAPRTASQRIGWTATVVGAGLVFFFLMAPILAIVPLSFSSSTYLTYPLPGLSLRWYEDFLASPKWMLALKNSMIIGVSATFLSMTLGTLAALGLAQWKSTFKPLVLAVVLSPMVVPVVIAAVGLYFFFAPLGLTGNYAGLILAHTALATPFVVITVSATLQSFDMNLARAAASLGAPPLLVFRKVILPLILPGMASGALFAFATSFDEVVIVLFMAGPEQRTLPREMFSGIRENISPTITAVAVILTLLSVFLLSTLEWLRRRSERLQGKG from the coding sequence TTGAGCGACTCTCACGCCCCCCGCACCGCCAGCCAGCGCATCGGCTGGACCGCCACCGTCGTCGGCGCCGGACTGGTGTTCTTCTTCCTGATGGCGCCGATCCTGGCCATCGTGCCGCTGTCGTTCAGCTCGTCCACCTATCTGACCTACCCGCTGCCGGGGCTGTCGCTGCGGTGGTACGAGGATTTCCTGGCCTCCCCCAAATGGATGCTGGCGCTGAAGAACAGCATGATCATCGGGGTGTCGGCCACGTTTCTGTCCATGACGCTCGGCACGCTGGCCGCCCTGGGGCTGGCCCAGTGGAAAAGCACGTTCAAGCCGCTGGTGCTGGCGGTGGTGCTGTCGCCCATGGTGGTGCCGGTGGTGATCGCCGCGGTCGGCCTGTATTTCTTCTTTGCGCCTTTGGGGCTGACGGGGAACTACGCCGGACTGATCCTGGCCCACACCGCACTCGCCACTCCGTTCGTGGTCATCACGGTCAGCGCCACGCTGCAAAGCTTCGACATGAATCTGGCCCGTGCGGCGGCGTCGCTGGGGGCTCCGCCGCTCCTGGTGTTCCGCAAGGTCATCCTGCCGCTGATCCTGCCGGGCATGGCGTCGGGGGCGCTGTTCGCCTTCGCCACGTCCTTCGACGAGGTGGTGATCGTGCTGTTCATGGCCGGGCCGGAGCAGCGCACCCTGCCGCGCGAGATGTTCAGCGGCATCCGCGAGAACATCAGCCCGACCATCACCGCGGTGGCCGTGATCCTGACCCTGCTGTCGGTGTTCCTGCTGTCCACCCTGGAATGGCTGCGCCGCCGGTCGGAACGGTTGCAGGGCAAGGGCTGA
- a CDS encoding AmpG family muropeptide MFS transporter yields the protein MASSWGRALALYRDPRVVAILFLGFSEGLPLALTGSTLSVWLREEGISRTAIGLFALVTMPYALKFLWAPLIDRLRLPVLTRVFGRRRGWALATQAALMLALLALGFSNPATDVATMAVCAVIVAFCSASQDIVIDAYRVELLEDEKQAAGAATLVLGYRFGMLAAGAGALFIAAAEGWLVAYACMAALVGVGMVTILLAPEPKPVTSAAAAVRERHAAEWLAARPHLSPRQAAVLAWLHGAVVAPFAQFMTRRAWAAVLLFIACYKLGDVLAGVMAAPFYVDLGFTKDEIAAVTKVFGLWATIAGGLIGGVVVGRLGVMRGLLVGGFLQMVSNLGYLFLAWAGHDTGALAVTVAVENLCGGIATAAFVAYLSGLCDAAYTATQYALLSSFYKLGGDLFGANSGWLADRLGWHDFFLLSTAGAVPGLLVLMWLMSRGVASRRSPAGA from the coding sequence ATGGCATCCTCCTGGGGCCGGGCGCTGGCGCTCTACCGCGACCCGCGGGTCGTGGCGATTCTGTTCCTGGGTTTTTCCGAAGGGCTGCCGCTGGCGCTGACCGGCAGCACCCTGTCGGTCTGGTTGCGGGAGGAGGGGATCAGCCGTACGGCCATCGGGCTGTTCGCCCTGGTCACCATGCCCTATGCGCTGAAATTCCTGTGGGCGCCGCTGATCGATCGTCTGCGGCTGCCGGTGCTGACCCGCGTGTTCGGGCGGCGGCGCGGCTGGGCGCTGGCGACCCAGGCGGCGCTGATGCTGGCCCTGCTGGCGCTGGGCTTCAGCAACCCGGCCACCGACGTGGCCACCATGGCGGTGTGCGCGGTGATCGTCGCCTTCTGCTCGGCCAGCCAGGACATCGTGATCGACGCCTACCGCGTCGAGCTGCTGGAGGACGAGAAGCAGGCGGCGGGGGCGGCGACGCTGGTTCTGGGCTACCGTTTCGGCATGCTGGCGGCGGGGGCGGGCGCCCTGTTCATCGCCGCCGCCGAAGGCTGGCTGGTGGCCTATGCCTGCATGGCGGCCCTGGTTGGGGTTGGGATGGTCACCATCCTTCTGGCCCCGGAGCCCAAGCCCGTCACATCCGCCGCCGCCGCGGTCCGCGAACGCCACGCGGCGGAGTGGCTGGCCGCCCGCCCGCACCTGTCGCCGCGGCAGGCGGCGGTTCTGGCGTGGCTGCACGGGGCGGTGGTGGCGCCGTTCGCCCAGTTCATGACCCGGCGGGCGTGGGCGGCGGTGCTGCTGTTCATCGCCTGCTACAAGCTGGGCGACGTGCTGGCCGGGGTGATGGCCGCGCCCTTCTATGTGGACCTGGGCTTCACCAAGGACGAGATCGCCGCGGTGACCAAGGTGTTCGGCCTGTGGGCCACCATTGCCGGCGGCCTGATCGGCGGGGTGGTGGTGGGCCGGCTGGGGGTGATGCGCGGGCTGCTGGTGGGCGGGTTTTTGCAGATGGTGTCCAACCTGGGCTATCTGTTCCTGGCCTGGGCCGGGCACGACACGGGCGCGCTGGCCGTGACGGTGGCGGTGGAGAACCTGTGCGGCGGCATCGCCACCGCGGCGTTCGTCGCCTATCTGTCGGGTCTGTGCGATGCCGCCTACACCGCCACGCAATACGCGTTGCTGTCCAGCTTCTACAAGCTGGGCGGGGATCTGTTCGGGGCCAACAGCGGCTGGCTGGCCGACCGGCTGGGCTGGCACGACTTCTTTTTGCTGTCCACCGCCGGGGCTGTGCCGGGGCTTCTGGTGCTGATGTGGCTGATGTCGAGAGGCGTTGCCTCTCGACGCTCTCCGGCAGGGGCCTGA
- a CDS encoding group III truncated hemoglobin has product MNASPTAIPVRVADDNGALAHDDGHGGPSGPERRAEATRRIQERTGIDAAMIARVVDTFYGRVRADAELGPIFDALIGDWEPHLERMRAFWASVTLKTGDYQGQPMRAHLPLPVDARHFDRWLALFEATVADVCPPEAAELFLLRARSIAESLELGIAGARGHMLRRGERLPPAAG; this is encoded by the coding sequence ATGAACGCCAGCCCCACCGCCATCCCCGTCCGTGTCGCCGACGATAACGGCGCTTTGGCCCATGACGACGGACACGGCGGCCCTTCCGGCCCCGAGCGCCGGGCCGAAGCCACCCGCCGCATCCAGGAACGGACGGGAATCGACGCGGCGATGATCGCCCGCGTGGTCGATACCTTCTATGGCCGGGTGCGGGCCGATGCCGAGCTGGGACCGATCTTCGACGCGTTGATCGGCGATTGGGAACCGCACCTGGAACGGATGCGGGCGTTCTGGGCGTCGGTCACGCTGAAGACGGGGGACTACCAGGGCCAGCCCATGCGCGCGCACCTGCCCCTGCCGGTGGACGCCCGCCACTTCGACCGCTGGCTGGCGCTGTTCGAAGCCACCGTGGCCGACGTCTGCCCGCCGGAAGCGGCGGAGCTGTTCCTGCTGCGCGCCCGCAGCATCGCCGAAAGCCTGGAACTGGGCATCGCCGGGGCCCGCGGCCACATGCTGCGCCGGGGCGAACGGCTGCCGCCCGCCGCCGGGTGA
- a CDS encoding serine/threonine protein kinase, whose protein sequence is MAGTTTTTALGTVEDAEMCETLADYQGLRARIVIGNVLRAYLDAQVLLPSEVMYVNRHLKALTDQGPLANNAITRIAAAQARQPGQQQRARVQAMQAAFNEVQAKARVAQLAFADLPKNRGPIDAVLAAPARGITGDSDYDLRVALCLQLSDERTWSAKGERLIVWMQEMRDERLAGPLDGLMADFLCSGPVLNDLFGVNSTPATQVMGLCDMVLSRTSTGGQGLVAVLNGFFRQGRLPQAREAVLDRMRRMLRVPQPMGRTPQDEAEMVRALCAVLLSANGVVGGTGMAEALTQRYARRMEHGGAAAFRHALAGIAETLRDLFARIHYLAAVSHAPMADRHRREIADALEAALGNELLIEALITQSQDPDALRTAFDGAVAVLRGANLPTDLRERMARRLAGLVDDYASQGRLFAILRGSESVLRRRVIRLAELAVSGLVREDGGLPVLRQHILEIVKQPQFQDDLASVPNTDLGQAEVRRLYGLLDRLRQTGRGSGAGAARPAAAPASPSAPVPTPVPAQNPAPVLTGAGVESAAVSSVAVSSVALAEAETVVAPLAAGAGRLPLAAPPPGDRCPYCFTPRPAGDLCTACQFPRTNTNREGLHLPPGTDLFGRYRTGRLLGQGGFGMTYLGWDERLQVKVAIKEYYPGNLVCRVANGIDVVPYSDEHGRSFDAGRVKFLEEARTLARLREVPAIVDVQDFFEANGTAYIVMELLEGRTLKRYVAEQNGRLDVRRTLAVLTPIMRALQSVHDQGMIHRDISPDNIFITVKGDRKLLDFGAARQAAARQAAGEGGGLTVMLKPGYAPPEQYTPDGRQGPWTDVYALCATAYCTLTGKAPPDATSRFMDDRVPSFAAMGASVPVAVEKVIMNGISMRWQDRPQSMLELMKSLTAALNTGG, encoded by the coding sequence ATGGCTGGGACAACGACGACCACGGCCCTGGGCACGGTCGAGGATGCGGAGATGTGCGAAACCCTGGCCGATTACCAGGGTTTGCGTGCGCGCATCGTCATCGGCAACGTGCTGCGCGCCTATCTGGACGCGCAGGTGCTGCTGCCCAGCGAGGTGATGTACGTCAACCGCCATCTGAAGGCGCTGACCGACCAGGGGCCGCTGGCCAACAACGCCATCACCCGCATTGCCGCCGCCCAGGCCCGCCAGCCGGGCCAGCAGCAGCGCGCCCGCGTCCAGGCCATGCAGGCGGCGTTCAACGAGGTCCAGGCCAAGGCGCGGGTGGCCCAGCTTGCCTTCGCCGACCTGCCCAAGAACCGCGGGCCCATCGATGCGGTGCTGGCCGCCCCGGCGCGGGGCATCACCGGCGATTCCGATTACGACCTGCGGGTGGCGCTGTGCCTGCAATTGTCGGACGAGCGCACGTGGTCGGCCAAGGGCGAGCGGCTGATCGTGTGGATGCAGGAGATGCGCGACGAGCGGCTGGCCGGTCCGCTCGACGGGCTGATGGCCGATTTCCTGTGCTCCGGCCCGGTGCTCAACGACCTGTTCGGGGTCAATTCCACGCCTGCCACCCAGGTGATGGGGCTGTGCGACATGGTGCTGAGCCGCACGTCCACCGGCGGGCAGGGGCTGGTGGCGGTGCTGAACGGGTTCTTCCGCCAGGGCCGGCTGCCCCAGGCGCGCGAAGCGGTGCTGGACCGCATGCGCCGGATGCTGCGGGTGCCCCAGCCCATGGGCCGCACCCCCCAGGACGAGGCGGAGATGGTGCGGGCGCTGTGCGCCGTGCTGCTGAGCGCCAACGGCGTCGTCGGCGGCACCGGCATGGCCGAGGCGCTGACCCAGCGCTACGCCCGGCGGATGGAGCACGGCGGGGCCGCCGCCTTCCGCCACGCGCTGGCGGGCATCGCCGAGACGCTGCGTGACCTGTTCGCGCGCATCCATTACTTGGCCGCGGTGTCCCACGCCCCCATGGCCGACCGGCACCGGCGGGAAATCGCCGACGCGCTGGAAGCGGCCCTGGGCAACGAGCTGCTGATCGAGGCGCTGATCACCCAGAGCCAGGATCCCGACGCCCTGCGCACCGCGTTCGACGGGGCGGTGGCGGTTCTGCGCGGGGCCAATCTGCCCACCGACCTGCGCGAGCGCATGGCGCGCCGGCTGGCCGGTCTGGTGGACGATTACGCCAGCCAGGGCCGGCTGTTCGCCATTTTGCGCGGGTCGGAAAGCGTGCTGCGCCGCCGGGTGATCCGGCTGGCCGAACTGGCGGTGTCGGGGCTGGTGCGGGAAGACGGCGGGTTGCCGGTCCTGCGTCAGCACATTCTGGAGATCGTCAAGCAGCCGCAGTTCCAGGACGATCTGGCCAGCGTGCCCAACACCGACCTGGGCCAGGCGGAGGTGCGCCGTCTTTACGGTCTGCTCGACCGGCTGCGGCAGACCGGGCGCGGGTCCGGGGCCGGGGCCGCCCGTCCGGCAGCGGCGCCCGCGTCCCCGTCCGCCCCAGTTCCCACTCCCGTCCCGGCCCAGAATCCGGCCCCGGTACTGACCGGTGCCGGGGTGGAAAGCGCGGCGGTGTCCTCCGTGGCGGTGTCCTCCGTGGCGCTGGCCGAGGCGGAAACCGTGGTGGCGCCCCTGGCCGCGGGTGCGGGCCGTCTTCCCCTGGCCGCACCGCCGCCCGGCGACCGCTGCCCCTATTGCTTCACCCCCCGTCCGGCGGGGGATCTTTGCACGGCCTGCCAGTTTCCCCGCACCAACACCAACCGCGAGGGGCTGCACCTGCCCCCCGGCACCGACCTGTTCGGGCGCTACCGCACCGGGCGGCTCTTGGGGCAGGGCGGTTTCGGCATGACCTATCTGGGCTGGGACGAGCGGCTGCAGGTCAAGGTCGCCATCAAGGAATACTACCCCGGCAATCTGGTGTGCCGGGTCGCCAACGGCATCGACGTGGTGCCCTATTCCGACGAGCACGGGCGCAGCTTCGACGCCGGGCGGGTGAAGTTCCTGGAAGAGGCGCGGACCCTGGCCCGCCTGCGCGAGGTGCCGGCCATCGTCGATGTGCAGGACTTCTTCGAAGCCAACGGCACCGCCTATATCGTGATGGAGCTGCTGGAGGGGCGGACGCTGAAGCGCTACGTCGCCGAACAGAACGGGCGGCTCGACGTGCGGCGGACGCTGGCGGTGCTGACCCCCATCATGCGCGCGCTGCAATCGGTGCACGATCAGGGGATGATCCACCGCGACATCAGCCCCGACAACATCTTCATCACCGTCAAGGGCGACCGCAAGCTGCTGGATTTCGGTGCCGCCCGCCAGGCCGCGGCCCGTCAGGCGGCGGGGGAGGGCGGCGGGCTGACCGTGATGCTGAAGCCCGGTTACGCCCCGCCCGAACAATACACCCCCGACGGGCGCCAGGGGCCGTGGACCGACGTCTATGCCCTGTGCGCCACCGCCTATTGCACCCTGACCGGCAAGGCGCCGCCCGACGCCACCAGCCGGTTCATGGACGACCGGGTGCCCAGCTTCGCCGCCATGGGGGCGTCCGTGCCGGTGGCGGTGGAAAAGGTCATCATGAACGGCATTTCCATGCGCTGGCAGGACCGGCCCCAGAGCATGCTGGAACTGATGAAGAGCCTGACCGCTGCGCTGAACACCGGGGGGTGA
- a CDS encoding putative bifunctional diguanylate cyclase/phosphodiesterase, producing the protein MSSPTEPSPMAEAAGADGVWEVDPGAFTLRASPGFCRLIPPSRAGGAVTLADWLARLHPDDRPALASALAPATDGAVCGFSLDFRVADPASSLAGGSGGAGGEGEDGGAGPWLWLRALGMPWAGGRLAGTLSDITAQRMAEERASLALRGSGDGVWDWDLGAGTVHYSPEWKRIATRCSDTALDGTIHAWFARVVAADRAGLEGAIDMHLSGERPVLRHEFRMVDSSGQEHWVLVRGKAMRDVTGRAVRLTGTVTDITPRKKAEQQLLFDAFHDTMTGLANRTLLLDRVGQALNRDRRTASRPFAVLVIDLDRFKTVNETHGSAIGDRVLRVIAKRLEEARRMGDTLARVSADEFAMLLNDIDDVGDAITAAERLARSIAQPIDLFDHDIQITASIGIAHSVTGYERAEDLMRDASLAVFRAKQQGRNRVDVFDSNLRRQAMSAMRLETELRAALEQDQLCLFYQPIVSLAHNRIDGFEALIRWRHPERGLVPPGEFIPLAEETGLIVPIGRWALREAVRQIVQWQARFPRPVPLFMSVNVSPRQIHDDDLAGLVAEVLAGSGIPPSSLKLEITESLLMQDPAKSRDVMQRIRDMDVRLSIDDFGTGYSSLSYLHTFPADTLKIDRAFVSAISTGESSAAIVQVISTLAAILRMDVVAEGIETETEAEFLRDIMCKFGQGYLFHRPAPAEVVEALLTDATEDASDGAILGLG; encoded by the coding sequence GTGAGCAGTCCGACCGAACCCAGCCCGATGGCCGAAGCGGCTGGAGCCGATGGTGTCTGGGAGGTGGACCCTGGTGCCTTCACGCTGCGGGCGTCCCCCGGCTTCTGCCGCCTGATCCCCCCGTCCCGTGCGGGCGGGGCGGTGACGCTGGCCGACTGGCTGGCGCGGCTGCATCCCGATGACCGCCCGGCCCTGGCCTCGGCCCTGGCGCCGGCGACCGACGGCGCCGTCTGCGGCTTTTCCCTCGATTTCCGCGTGGCCGATCCGGCCAGTTCCCTTGCCGGCGGGTCCGGCGGGGCGGGCGGGGAAGGGGAGGACGGCGGGGCCGGGCCGTGGCTGTGGCTGCGCGCTCTGGGCATGCCATGGGCGGGCGGGCGGCTGGCCGGCACCCTGTCGGACATCACCGCCCAGCGCATGGCGGAGGAGCGCGCGTCCCTGGCGTTGCGCGGCAGCGGCGACGGGGTGTGGGACTGGGACCTGGGCGCCGGCACCGTCCATTATTCCCCGGAATGGAAGCGCATCGCCACCCGCTGTTCCGACACGGCCCTGGATGGCACCATCCACGCCTGGTTCGCCCGCGTGGTGGCCGCCGACCGCGCCGGGCTGGAAGGCGCCATCGACATGCATCTGAGCGGCGAGCGCCCGGTGCTGCGCCACGAATTCCGCATGGTCGATTCGTCCGGGCAGGAGCATTGGGTGCTGGTGCGCGGGAAGGCCATGCGTGATGTCACCGGCCGTGCCGTGCGGCTGACCGGCACCGTGACCGACATCACCCCGCGGAAAAAGGCCGAGCAGCAGCTTCTGTTCGACGCCTTCCACGACACCATGACCGGTCTTGCCAACCGCACGCTGCTGCTGGACCGGGTGGGGCAGGCGCTGAACCGCGACCGCCGCACCGCCAGCCGCCCGTTCGCGGTGCTGGTGATCGACCTGGACCGCTTCAAGACCGTCAACGAGACCCACGGCTCGGCCATCGGCGACCGGGTGCTGCGGGTGATCGCCAAGCGGCTGGAAGAGGCGCGGCGCATGGGCGATACCCTGGCGCGGGTGTCGGCGGATGAATTCGCCATGCTGCTGAACGACATCGACGACGTGGGCGACGCCATCACCGCCGCCGAGCGGCTGGCCCGGTCCATCGCCCAGCCCATCGACCTGTTCGACCACGACATCCAGATCACCGCCTCCATCGGCATCGCCCACAGCGTCACCGGCTATGAGCGGGCCGAGGATCTGATGCGCGATGCCAGTCTGGCGGTGTTCCGCGCCAAACAGCAGGGGCGCAACCGCGTCGATGTGTTCGACAGCAACCTGCGCCGTCAGGCCATGTCGGCCATGCGGCTGGAAACCGAACTGCGCGCGGCCCTGGAGCAGGACCAGCTCTGCCTGTTCTATCAGCCCATCGTGTCTCTGGCCCACAACCGCATCGACGGGTTCGAGGCGCTGATCCGCTGGCGCCACCCCGAACGCGGGCTGGTGCCGCCCGGCGAGTTCATCCCGCTGGCCGAGGAAACCGGGCTGATCGTGCCCATCGGGCGCTGGGCGCTGCGCGAGGCGGTCCGCCAGATCGTCCAGTGGCAGGCGCGGTTTCCCCGGCCCGTGCCGCTGTTCATGAGCGTCAACGTCTCCCCCCGCCAGATCCACGACGACGATCTCGCCGGGCTGGTGGCCGAGGTGCTGGCGGGCAGCGGCATCCCGCCGTCGTCGCTGAAGCTGGAGATCACCGAAAGTCTGCTGATGCAGGATCCGGCCAAAAGCCGCGACGTGATGCAGCGGATCCGCGATATGGACGTGCGCCTGTCCATCGACGATTTCGGCACCGGCTATTCGTCCTTGAGTTACCTGCACACCTTTCCCGCCGACACGCTGAAGATCGACCGGGCCTTCGTCTCGGCCATCAGCACGGGCGAGAGCAGTGCGGCCATCGTCCAGGTCATTTCGACCCTGGCGGCGATCTTGCGCATGGATGTGGTGGCCGAGGGGATCGAGACGGAGACCGAGGCGGAATTCCTGCGCGACATCATGTGCAAGTTCGGTCAGGGCTATCTGTTCCACCGCCCCGCCCCGGCGGAGGTGGTGGAGGCGCTGCTGACCGACGCCACCGAGGATGCATCGGACGGCGCGATTCTCGGGCTTGGCTGA